A genomic stretch from Bordetella sp. N includes:
- the hpnE gene encoding hydroxysqualene dehydroxylase HpnE: protein MNAPAARGAPASATGIPAVLAEGGAMQVPAARGAAQVLTESGATQARAARGTTKRWVAVVGAGWAGLAAAVALHDGGCAVTVLEAGRTPGGRARRVTHADFDLPLDNGQHILLGAYGDTLALMRRLGRDPDTLLARLPLSLASLDGAFRLRAPRLPAPVHAAVALLTARGLDMAGRKAALRLMRALQGARWHVAATDSVADLLVRHGQPDNAVRWLWEPLCLAALNTPIAQADAQLFAHVLRDSLAGKRAASDLLLPRADLSALWPDAAAALSDTRYGVTVRVVEPSADGVRIDGELYDAAILAVPPANAARMLGKALGDGAAAGQARPLAGAELAARLSGFKYSPIATLNLRLGDAWHLPMAMMMLREDAARGHDGQWLFDRAALAGDRSRGELSIVVSAAARLADRLTQEDRDAVVAPLLEQVREQAVRGGLPPLPAVAHAELLVDKRATFLATPGLARPGNATPWPTLCLAGDWTDTGYPAVLEGAVRSGQSAAALIAGR from the coding sequence ATGAACGCGCCGGCCGCGCGCGGCGCGCCTGCGTCGGCGACTGGAATCCCGGCGGTGCTGGCCGAGGGCGGCGCGATGCAGGTGCCGGCTGCCCGTGGCGCGGCGCAGGTGCTGACCGAGAGCGGCGCGACGCAAGCGCGCGCTGCCCGTGGCACGACGAAGCGCTGGGTGGCTGTGGTTGGGGCCGGCTGGGCCGGTTTGGCGGCGGCGGTGGCTTTGCATGATGGGGGCTGCGCGGTCACCGTGCTGGAGGCGGGGCGTACGCCCGGCGGACGGGCGCGGCGCGTTACCCACGCGGACTTCGACCTTCCGCTCGATAACGGGCAGCACATTCTTCTGGGCGCTTACGGCGACACGCTGGCCTTGATGCGCAGGCTGGGACGCGACCCGGATACTTTGCTGGCACGGCTGCCTTTGTCCCTGGCCAGCCTGGATGGAGCCTTTCGCTTGCGGGCGCCGCGTTTGCCGGCGCCTGTGCACGCGGCCGTCGCGCTATTGACGGCGCGCGGATTGGATATGGCCGGGCGCAAGGCGGCATTGCGCTTGATGCGCGCGTTGCAGGGCGCGCGGTGGCACGTGGCCGCGACGGACAGCGTGGCGGATCTTCTGGTTCGGCATGGACAGCCGGACAATGCCGTGCGCTGGCTGTGGGAGCCGCTGTGCCTGGCCGCCTTGAATACGCCCATCGCGCAGGCCGACGCGCAACTTTTCGCGCATGTGCTGCGTGACAGTCTGGCCGGGAAGCGGGCCGCTTCCGACCTGCTGCTGCCGCGCGCCGATCTTTCCGCGCTGTGGCCGGATGCGGCGGCGGCGCTAAGTGACACGCGTTATGGCGTCACGGTGCGGGTCGTCGAGCCATCCGCGGATGGCGTACGGATAGACGGTGAGCTTTACGACGCCGCCATCCTGGCCGTTCCGCCGGCCAATGCCGCGCGTATGCTGGGCAAGGCACTTGGCGATGGCGCTGCCGCGGGGCAGGCACGGCCGCTGGCCGGCGCCGAGCTGGCGGCGCGCTTGTCCGGCTTCAAGTATTCCCCTATCGCGACCTTGAACCTGCGGTTGGGGGACGCGTGGCATCTGCCGATGGCGATGATGATGCTGCGCGAAGATGCGGCGCGGGGGCACGATGGGCAATGGCTGTTCGACCGTGCCGCGCTGGCGGGCGATCGATCGCGGGGAGAGCTGTCGATCGTGGTGAGTGCCGCGGCTCGGCTGGCCGATCGGCTGACGCAAGAGGACCGTGACGCGGTGGTGGCGCCGCTTCTCGAACAGGTGCGCGAGCAGGCTGTTCGCGGGGGTCTGCCGCCCTTGCCTGCCGTGGCGCATGCGGAACTGCTGGTCGACAAACGGGCGACATTTCTCGCCACGCCTGGCTTGGCGCGGCCCGGCAACGCGACCCCGTGGCCCACGCTATGCCTGGCCGGCGACTGGACCGACACCGGCTACCCGGCCGTCCTGGAGGGCGCCGTCCGCAGCGGCCAAAGCGCCGCCGCGCTGATCGCGGGGCGTTGA